A window from Cryptomeria japonica chromosome 1, Sugi_1.0, whole genome shotgun sequence encodes these proteins:
- the LOC131044950 gene encoding transcription factor FAMA isoform X1, translated as MDKDEGGSMPTMFPPSSEYSLDQLQLLKPSKASESTENLDINNSMGNALLDMFNFNASCGSSNTGCSASLEKLSFADVMQFADYGPKLSLNQTMDDQNEQIERDPEHAFDPVFFLKFPVLASDQKAMDHKLLDHHIHDQMALGTDSEGNYHTNGSDEHGAQDLPTSENTSNLKQELNLSTNSNNTIEKLGQNTDHQQMMVPLDGPKLVGFSSTSYRPEPPQSKPKRKRSRVCKNSEEVESQRMTHIAVERNRRKQMNEHLRVLRSLMPGSYVQRGDQASIIGGAIEFVRELEQLLQCLESQKRRRLYAEASNSLGACRPPQTDALAGCLPIQSSFPVFPIQPDIVYEPLREDLADNKSPVADIEVKLVGCDAMIKILSQRRPGQLLKTITALENLQFSILHTNITTIEQTVLYSFNVKVGEDCRLSAEDIANSVQQIFNMIHATCIGYIKD; from the exons atggACAAGGACGAAGGCGGTTCA ATGCCAACAATGTTTCCACCTTCTAGTGAATATTCATTGGATCAACTGCAGTTACTGAAGCCTTCAAAGGCTTCTGAGTCCACGGAGAATCTAGACATCAACAATTCCATGGGGAACGCTCTTCTTGACATGTTTAACTTCAATGCTTCTTGTGGGTCATCAAATACTGGATGTTCAGCTTCTTTAGAAAAGCTGAGCTTTGCAGATGTGATGCAGTTTGCAGATTATGGACCCAAGTTGAGTTTGAACCAGACCATGGATGATCAAAATGAGCAAATAGAAAGAGACCCAGAACATGCTTTTGATCCAGTTTTTTTTCTTAAGTTTCCTGTGCTGGCATCTGATCAGAAAGCGATGGATCATAAACTATTGGATCATCATATTCATGACCAGATGGCCCTGGGTACTGATTCTGAAGGCAATTATCATACAAATGGTTCTGATGAGCATGGAGCACAGGATCTTCCCACTTCTGAAAACACATCAAATTTAAAGCAAGAGCTCAATCTATCTACCAATTCCAACAACACAATTGAGAAATTAGGGCAGAATACTGATCACCAACAGATGATGGTGCCTCTGGATGGACCTAAATTGGTGGGATTTTCATCTACCAGTTACAGGCCGGAACCTCCTCAGAGCAAGCCTAAAAGGAAAAGATCTAGGGTTTGCAAAAACAGTGAAGAAGTTGAAAGCCAAAGAATGACTCATATTGCAGTAGAACGCAACAGGAGAAAGCAAATGAATGAGCATTTAAGGGTTTTGAGGTCCCTCATGCCTGGATCCTATGTTCAAAGG GGCGATCAGGCATCTATCATAGGAGGAGCTATTGAATTTGTGAGAGAATTGGAGCAGCTTTTGCAATGCTTGGAATCACAGAAGCGTAGGAGATTATATGCAGAAGCCTCTAATTCTCTAGGTGCCTGCAGGCCACCTCAGACAGATGCTCTTGCTGGATGCCTTCCTATTCAATCATCTTTTCCTGTTTTTCCAATACAGCCTGACATTGTGTACGAGCCTCTCAGAGAAGATCTCGCAGACAATAAATCTCCGGTGGCTGACATTGAGGTTAAGTTAGTTGGGTGTGATGCCATGATCAAAATATTATCTCAGAGAAGACCAGGCCAGCTTCTCAAGACAATTACAGCTTTAGAAAACCTGCAGTTTAGCATTTTGCACACTAATATTACAACCATAGAACAGACAGTCCTCTATTCCTTCAATGTCAAG GTGGGAGAAGATTGTAGACTTTCAGCTGAAGATATTGCCAATTCTGTGCAACAAATATTCAACATGATTCATGCCACCTGTATCGGGTACATCAAAGACTGA
- the LOC131044950 gene encoding transcription factor FAMA isoform X2, whose protein sequence is MPTMFPPSSEYSLDQLQLLKPSKASESTENLDINNSMGNALLDMFNFNASCGSSNTGCSASLEKLSFADVMQFADYGPKLSLNQTMDDQNEQIERDPEHAFDPVFFLKFPVLASDQKAMDHKLLDHHIHDQMALGTDSEGNYHTNGSDEHGAQDLPTSENTSNLKQELNLSTNSNNTIEKLGQNTDHQQMMVPLDGPKLVGFSSTSYRPEPPQSKPKRKRSRVCKNSEEVESQRMTHIAVERNRRKQMNEHLRVLRSLMPGSYVQRGDQASIIGGAIEFVRELEQLLQCLESQKRRRLYAEASNSLGACRPPQTDALAGCLPIQSSFPVFPIQPDIVYEPLREDLADNKSPVADIEVKLVGCDAMIKILSQRRPGQLLKTITALENLQFSILHTNITTIEQTVLYSFNVKVGEDCRLSAEDIANSVQQIFNMIHATCIGYIKD, encoded by the exons ATGCCAACAATGTTTCCACCTTCTAGTGAATATTCATTGGATCAACTGCAGTTACTGAAGCCTTCAAAGGCTTCTGAGTCCACGGAGAATCTAGACATCAACAATTCCATGGGGAACGCTCTTCTTGACATGTTTAACTTCAATGCTTCTTGTGGGTCATCAAATACTGGATGTTCAGCTTCTTTAGAAAAGCTGAGCTTTGCAGATGTGATGCAGTTTGCAGATTATGGACCCAAGTTGAGTTTGAACCAGACCATGGATGATCAAAATGAGCAAATAGAAAGAGACCCAGAACATGCTTTTGATCCAGTTTTTTTTCTTAAGTTTCCTGTGCTGGCATCTGATCAGAAAGCGATGGATCATAAACTATTGGATCATCATATTCATGACCAGATGGCCCTGGGTACTGATTCTGAAGGCAATTATCATACAAATGGTTCTGATGAGCATGGAGCACAGGATCTTCCCACTTCTGAAAACACATCAAATTTAAAGCAAGAGCTCAATCTATCTACCAATTCCAACAACACAATTGAGAAATTAGGGCAGAATACTGATCACCAACAGATGATGGTGCCTCTGGATGGACCTAAATTGGTGGGATTTTCATCTACCAGTTACAGGCCGGAACCTCCTCAGAGCAAGCCTAAAAGGAAAAGATCTAGGGTTTGCAAAAACAGTGAAGAAGTTGAAAGCCAAAGAATGACTCATATTGCAGTAGAACGCAACAGGAGAAAGCAAATGAATGAGCATTTAAGGGTTTTGAGGTCCCTCATGCCTGGATCCTATGTTCAAAGG GGCGATCAGGCATCTATCATAGGAGGAGCTATTGAATTTGTGAGAGAATTGGAGCAGCTTTTGCAATGCTTGGAATCACAGAAGCGTAGGAGATTATATGCAGAAGCCTCTAATTCTCTAGGTGCCTGCAGGCCACCTCAGACAGATGCTCTTGCTGGATGCCTTCCTATTCAATCATCTTTTCCTGTTTTTCCAATACAGCCTGACATTGTGTACGAGCCTCTCAGAGAAGATCTCGCAGACAATAAATCTCCGGTGGCTGACATTGAGGTTAAGTTAGTTGGGTGTGATGCCATGATCAAAATATTATCTCAGAGAAGACCAGGCCAGCTTCTCAAGACAATTACAGCTTTAGAAAACCTGCAGTTTAGCATTTTGCACACTAATATTACAACCATAGAACAGACAGTCCTCTATTCCTTCAATGTCAAG GTGGGAGAAGATTGTAGACTTTCAGCTGAAGATATTGCCAATTCTGTGCAACAAATATTCAACATGATTCATGCCACCTGTATCGGGTACATCAAAGACTGA